From a single Nicotiana tomentosiformis chromosome 2, ASM39032v3, whole genome shotgun sequence genomic region:
- the LOC138906126 gene encoding uncharacterized protein: MSVTQYEMRFSELARHAVWLIPIDRERIMRFIDGLMYQLRLLVTRERVSTATFDEVVDIAQQIEMVCSQERGAREAKRPRDSSSFGGVRSKGQSCHSRGRPYRPAQMTRPAHRGASASYDYYSAYSG, from the coding sequence atgtctgtgacccagtacgagatgaggttttctgagttagctcgtcatgcagtttggttgattcccattgatagggagaggatcatgaggttcattgatggcctcatgtATCAGCTGCGGTTGCTTGTGACTAGAGAAAGGGTATCTACTGCCAcctttgacgaggtggttgacattgcccagcagatagagatggtttgtAGCCAGGAGCGGGGtgcgagggaggccaagaggcctcgagattcgaGCAGTTTCGGTGGTGTACGTTCTAAGGGGCAGTCCTgccacagcaggggtcgtccttataggcccgctcaaatgactcgtccagctcatcgtggcgcATCAGCTAGCTACGATTATTACAGTGCTTATTCAGGCTAG